One genomic region from Terriglobales bacterium encodes:
- the miaA gene encoding tRNA (adenosine(37)-N6)-dimethylallyltransferase MiaA, with translation MSSQEAAGERDPLLVIVVGPTGSGKSALAAALAERFGGEIVNCDSVAFYREFEIGTAKPSAEERRRVPHHLLDVVGPTESITAGDYARRARAVLAEIRERGHLPIVAGGTGLYLRALVEGLFPGPPRSEELRERLRASARKRGPAHLHRMLRRLDPAAAEKVHPNDAPKLIRALEVCLQARGRMTDLWRKGRDPLTGFRVLRIGLNPERNALYARINQRAKRMFEQGLIEETRELLERYGEAARPLGSLGYKQAVQFLRGEIDPKLAVWATQQAHRNYAKRQMTWFRREPDVHWLRGFGDDVRVQEEAQGIVEAAISNKQ, from the coding sequence GTGAGTTCTCAAGAAGCTGCAGGAGAGCGTGATCCGCTGCTGGTCATCGTGGTTGGACCTACCGGCAGCGGAAAAAGCGCATTGGCAGCGGCGCTGGCGGAGCGGTTCGGCGGCGAGATCGTCAACTGCGACTCGGTCGCGTTCTACCGCGAGTTTGAGATCGGCACGGCCAAGCCTTCGGCCGAAGAGCGGCGGCGCGTCCCTCATCATCTGCTGGATGTGGTCGGGCCGACGGAATCCATCACCGCGGGCGATTACGCGCGTCGCGCCCGCGCCGTGCTGGCGGAGATTCGCGAGCGCGGGCATCTGCCCATTGTGGCCGGGGGAACCGGGCTGTACCTGCGGGCGCTGGTCGAGGGCCTGTTCCCCGGCCCGCCGCGCTCGGAAGAACTGCGCGAGCGGCTGCGCGCCAGCGCACGCAAACGCGGGCCGGCTCACTTGCACCGCATGCTTCGGCGGCTCGATCCGGCGGCGGCAGAGAAAGTTCACCCCAACGACGCGCCGAAGCTCATCCGCGCGCTTGAGGTGTGTTTGCAAGCCCGCGGCAGGATGACTGACCTCTGGCGGAAGGGCCGCGATCCCCTTACCGGCTTCCGCGTGCTGCGCATCGGGCTGAATCCGGAGCGCAACGCGCTTTATGCGCGCATCAACCAGCGCGCCAAGCGCATGTTCGAGCAGGGACTCATCGAGGAGACGCGCGAGCTGCTTGAGCGCTATGGCGAAGCCGCCCGACCCTTAGGCTCGCTCGGCTACAAGCAAGCCGTACAGTTCCTGCGAGGGGAAATCGATCCGAAGCTGGCGGTGTGGGCCACGCAGCAGGCGCATCGCAATTACGCCAAGCGCCAGATGACGTGGTTCCGCAGAGAGCCCGATGTCCACTGGCTGCGCGGGTTTGGCGATGATGTGAGGGTCCAGGAGGAAGCGCAGGGCATCGTGGAAGCAGCGATAAGCAATAAGCAGTAA
- a CDS encoding tetratricopeptide repeat protein: MAALILLACLLSVGAAAQTESEAKDESNPSLSAEQILTQARALHAAGRFAAALQPLETYLASDPRNTVVRLEYARTLAILRRFPEAAREYRRLLETEPQNAAALVGTAKVASWQGQNQKALETYDRVLARNPTLYDALVGKAFVLLWMGRQEEARALFTEAQRQYPNDREVREALESLGGSGASTVSASPVRTDAAGEHAKPATDETWKPVASEDAKPAPAETPKPAPAEAQKPASGPPVASLSPGAVVRTPVAPPATRGSKTMKPTAAPVAVLRQESDGTQAAAGSSSPLRISLAGAIQFVLLGLVAVVVGAIAYRTYRVRLPAAPLPGRRVFELPPSSLVQPPQPARNGNGKEGPLAGRVLVVHPQEAVRDFARKVLAGAGAEVLALGRGEDAVVRLEKSPYDAIVVSDRLPAGWSGREIYRWLERHQPGAERKFVLALTDETDAEMQAFLEESRALAISAPFGVSDLLAMTRLAMGRARTNGDLRTTN; encoded by the coding sequence ATGGCGGCGCTGATCCTCCTTGCATGTCTTCTCTCGGTCGGCGCTGCGGCCCAGACAGAATCCGAAGCCAAAGACGAAAGCAACCCGTCGCTTTCAGCCGAGCAGATCCTGACGCAGGCGCGCGCGCTGCATGCGGCGGGTCGCTTCGCAGCGGCGCTCCAGCCGCTCGAGACCTATCTGGCTTCCGATCCGCGCAACACGGTGGTGCGCCTGGAATACGCGCGCACACTTGCCATCCTGCGGCGATTCCCGGAAGCGGCGCGCGAGTACCGGCGCCTGCTGGAGACGGAGCCGCAGAACGCGGCGGCCTTGGTCGGCACGGCCAAGGTGGCATCGTGGCAGGGACAGAACCAGAAGGCGCTTGAGACCTACGACCGCGTCCTGGCGCGCAATCCCACGCTCTACGACGCGCTGGTGGGGAAGGCCTTCGTGCTGTTGTGGATGGGACGCCAGGAGGAAGCGCGCGCGCTGTTCACCGAAGCGCAGCGGCAGTATCCCAACGACCGCGAAGTGCGTGAGGCGCTCGAGTCGTTGGGCGGGTCGGGCGCGAGCACGGTGAGTGCGTCGCCCGTCCGAACCGATGCGGCCGGCGAGCACGCAAAACCCGCGACGGACGAGACCTGGAAGCCGGTGGCGAGCGAGGACGCAAAGCCTGCTCCGGCGGAGACTCCGAAGCCGGCGCCGGCAGAAGCTCAGAAGCCGGCGAGCGGGCCGCCTGTCGCGAGCCTTTCGCCCGGCGCTGTGGTTCGGACTCCCGTTGCCCCTCCTGCGACGCGGGGCAGCAAGACGATGAAACCGACGGCCGCGCCGGTTGCGGTGCTGCGGCAGGAATCCGATGGTACGCAAGCCGCGGCGGGTTCTTCGTCGCCGCTGCGCATCTCGCTGGCCGGCGCCATCCAGTTTGTGCTGTTGGGGCTGGTGGCGGTGGTGGTGGGCGCGATCGCCTACCGCACGTATCGTGTGCGCCTCCCGGCAGCGCCGCTGCCGGGGCGGCGGGTCTTCGAGCTGCCGCCGAGTTCCCTGGTTCAGCCGCCGCAACCGGCACGCAACGGCAACGGGAAGGAAGGGCCGCTGGCGGGGCGCGTTTTGGTCGTCCATCCGCAGGAAGCGGTGCGTGACTTTGCGCGCAAAGTGCTGGCGGGCGCGGGCGCCGAGGTGCTGGCGCTGGGACGCGGCGAAGACGCCGTGGTTCGGCTGGAGAAATCGCCCTACGACGCCATTGTTGTCAGCGACCGGTTGCCGGCGGGCTGGAGCGGCCGTGAGATCTATCGCTGGCTGGAGCGCCACCAGCCGGGCGCGGAGCGCAAGTTCGTGCTGGCGCTCACCGACGAAACCGACGCCGAGATGCAGGCCTTCCTGGAGGAATCGCGGGCGCTGGCCATCTCCGCGCCCTTCGGCGTCAGCGACCTCCTGGCCATGACGCGGTTGGCGATGGGAAGGGCGAGAACGAACGGCGATCTGCGAACTACGAACTGA
- a CDS encoding TonB family protein, whose amino-acid sequence MATRQLIPIASETGSGRDGSGSPRPPLPEIEAPALLLEIDDERTRARRREGMLISIIAHIVAVLGLVLLPPLLPQSRGITVATTEELLRNKELTYLELPPDSQAPPAKPPDTKIISDKDRIATSRAPVPDKKTLDELRDSRRPGPPGVSAPPAPPSPGVLPQAGGSAAAAPPAQGGTEQTPPGTEVASLQAPPMARGRGGVFGTGRSAGSTLEEATRAAAARGGAGGTVGSGGDYGLGPGSPAKVRSDLDIMSDTMGVDFGPYLSRVLLAVRQNWYALVPEAARPPLLKSGKVSIQFAILKDGSVAGMRLAQTSGDVSLDRAAWGGITASNPFPPLPAEFRGNYLELRFHFYYNPGRNELR is encoded by the coding sequence GTGGCCACGCGGCAGCTCATCCCGATCGCTTCCGAGACCGGTTCCGGCCGGGACGGCAGCGGTTCGCCCCGCCCGCCGCTTCCGGAGATCGAAGCCCCCGCGCTGCTGCTGGAGATCGACGACGAACGCACGCGCGCCCGCCGTCGCGAAGGCATGCTGATTTCCATCATCGCCCACATCGTGGCCGTGCTGGGCCTTGTGCTGCTGCCGCCGCTCCTGCCGCAGTCGCGCGGCATCACCGTGGCCACCACCGAAGAGCTGCTGCGCAACAAGGAGCTGACGTATCTCGAGTTGCCGCCGGACTCGCAGGCGCCCCCGGCGAAGCCGCCGGATACGAAGATCATCTCCGACAAGGACCGCATCGCCACCTCGCGGGCTCCGGTGCCGGACAAGAAGACACTGGACGAGCTGCGGGACAGCCGTCGTCCCGGGCCGCCGGGGGTGAGTGCGCCGCCGGCGCCTCCCTCGCCCGGCGTCCTGCCGCAGGCAGGCGGGAGCGCCGCCGCAGCGCCGCCCGCCCAGGGCGGCACGGAGCAAACGCCGCCGGGAACCGAGGTGGCGAGCCTGCAGGCCCCGCCGATGGCGCGCGGACGTGGCGGCGTGTTCGGCACGGGGCGCTCGGCCGGCTCCACACTCGAAGAAGCCACGCGCGCGGCCGCCGCACGCGGCGGCGCCGGGGGCACGGTGGGCTCGGGAGGCGACTACGGCCTGGGACCGGGCTCTCCCGCCAAGGTGCGCAGCGACCTCGACATCATGAGCGACACCATGGGCGTGGACTTCGGACCCTACTTGTCGCGTGTGCTGCTGGCCGTGCGCCAGAACTGGTACGCGCTGGTTCCCGAAGCCGCGCGCCCGCCGCTGCTGAAGAGCGGCAAGGTCTCCATCCAGTTCGCCATCCTGAAGGACGGCAGCGTAGCGGGCATGCGGCTGGCGCAGACCTCGGGCGACGTCTCGCTCGACCGCGCCGCCTGGGGCGGCATCACCGCCTCCAATCCCTTCCCGCCTCTGCCTGCTGAGTTCCGCGGCAATTACCTGGAACTGCGCTTCCACTTTTACTACAACCCGGGAAGGAACGAGTTGCGGTAA
- the pyrR gene encoding bifunctional pyr operon transcriptional regulator/uracil phosphoribosyltransferase PyrR, with product MSAQPARTRAQSHRETQVMSASEIERTLVRLAHEIVEKTGGVQDLGLVGIKRRGVPLAQRLGKLIQRIERVKPPVGSLDIALYRDDLTPVAPKPVVQKAEIGFDVAGMDIILVDDVLFTGRTTRAAMDALFDQGRPRRVQLCVLVDRGHRELPIEAAFVGRRIETSREQMVEVNLTEVDGADKVTLLEAPAR from the coding sequence ATGAGCGCCCAGCCCGCGCGAACCCGCGCCCAATCGCATCGCGAAACCCAGGTGATGTCGGCCTCGGAGATCGAGCGCACGCTGGTCCGACTGGCGCACGAGATCGTGGAGAAGACCGGCGGCGTGCAGGACCTCGGCCTGGTGGGAATCAAACGGCGCGGCGTGCCGCTGGCGCAGCGGCTGGGGAAGCTGATCCAGCGCATCGAGCGCGTGAAGCCGCCGGTGGGCAGTCTGGATATCGCGCTGTACCGCGACGACCTGACGCCGGTCGCGCCCAAGCCGGTGGTGCAGAAGGCAGAGATCGGATTCGACGTCGCAGGCATGGACATCATCCTGGTGGACGACGTGCTGTTTACGGGCCGCACCACACGGGCGGCCATGGATGCGCTGTTCGATCAAGGACGCCCACGCCGCGTGCAGCTCTGCGTGCTGGTGGACCGCGGGCACCGTGAGCTGCCGATCGAGGCGGCGTTCGTCGGACGGCGCATCGAGACTTCGCGTGAGCAGATGGTCGAGGTCAATCTGACCGAGGTGGACGGCGCGGACAAAGTTACGCTGTTGGAGGCGCCGGCGCGGTGA
- a CDS encoding glycoside hydrolase family 3 protein — MFTVMRVRLVVLFFLLLVPSSLARDKFQQPGPVRLTRGGEKWAERTLRGMSLEEKVGQMFMLKAPAQFLNLESPEYLALRDAIDRYHVGGFLLTVRSENGMVYRNQPYEAAMFTNQLQRESDVPLIFAADFERGPSMRFDGTTPFPHAMAFGAAGRTEYVEAFARVVAEESRALGVVWNFFPVADVNSEPANPIINTRAFGEDPEEVSRFVTAYIRAARANGLLTTAKHFPGHGDTETDSHIGIARVSVDRAHLEAVELVPFRQAIAAGVDSIMTAHVTVPALEPAADRVATTSPGVVTGLLKSQLGFQGVVVTDAMEMHAITRLYANGNGRNPGRAAVDAVKAGQDLITIPANIETSYRALLDAVRSGEISEERIDASVRKLLRLKASVGLDRAKLVDIHQLSRRVARPQSLALAQEVSDAAVTLVRSNGTLLPLRAESFRPAPPPAPQGEGTVTASDAYFSQGGGRLLAVIFADDLRSEYGRVLQREIRARVPQAEVLFVDLRTAAALAPRALEAAQQATAVVAAVFSSPTAGRRVLVNGQSVNSVSLAEAPRKLLGDLLQNAGARTVVVALGNPYLGADFPAVENYLCTYSGVPTSEISAAKALFGEMAVRGRLPVTIPGVAARGAGIDLEPTAPQAATAAPPAPHP; from the coding sequence ATGTTCACCGTGATGCGCGTGCGGCTGGTGGTTCTGTTCTTTCTCCTGCTGGTTCCCTCCTCGCTTGCGCGCGACAAATTCCAACAACCGGGTCCGGTGCGGCTGACGCGCGGCGGGGAGAAGTGGGCGGAGCGCACGCTGCGCGGGATGTCACTGGAAGAGAAGGTCGGCCAAATGTTCATGCTCAAAGCGCCGGCCCAGTTCCTGAACCTGGAGAGTCCGGAGTACCTGGCGCTGCGCGACGCCATCGACCGCTATCACGTGGGCGGATTCCTGCTGACGGTGCGCTCGGAGAACGGCATGGTGTACCGCAATCAGCCCTACGAAGCGGCCATGTTCACCAACCAGTTGCAGCGGGAGAGCGACGTGCCGCTGATCTTCGCCGCCGACTTCGAGCGCGGCCCGTCGATGCGCTTCGACGGCACCACGCCCTTTCCGCACGCCATGGCCTTCGGGGCCGCCGGCCGCACCGAGTACGTGGAAGCCTTCGCCCGCGTAGTAGCGGAGGAATCCCGCGCGCTGGGCGTGGTGTGGAACTTCTTTCCCGTGGCCGACGTGAACTCCGAACCCGCCAATCCCATCATCAACACGCGTGCTTTCGGAGAGGATCCGGAAGAGGTGAGCCGATTCGTCACGGCCTATATTCGCGCCGCGCGCGCGAACGGATTGCTGACCACCGCCAAGCACTTCCCGGGCCACGGCGATACGGAGACCGATTCGCACATCGGCATCGCCCGGGTCAGCGTGGACCGTGCGCATCTGGAGGCAGTGGAGCTCGTGCCGTTTCGCCAGGCGATAGCCGCAGGCGTGGATTCCATCATGACGGCGCACGTTACGGTGCCGGCGCTCGAGCCCGCCGCGGACCGCGTGGCCACGACTTCGCCCGGCGTGGTGACCGGCCTGCTGAAAAGTCAGCTCGGATTCCAGGGCGTCGTGGTCACCGACGCCATGGAGATGCACGCCATCACCCGGCTGTACGCCAACGGCAATGGCCGCAATCCGGGACGAGCCGCGGTGGATGCGGTGAAGGCCGGGCAGGACCTAATCACCATCCCGGCGAATATCGAGACCTCGTATCGCGCGCTGCTCGACGCCGTGCGCAGCGGCGAGATCTCCGAGGAGCGCATCGATGCCAGCGTGCGGAAGCTGCTGCGGCTGAAGGCCTCGGTCGGGCTCGACCGGGCAAAGTTGGTGGACATCCACCAGCTCTCGCGCCGGGTGGCCCGGCCCCAGAGTTTGGCGCTGGCGCAGGAGGTCTCTGACGCCGCGGTCACGCTGGTGCGCTCGAATGGAACGCTGCTGCCGCTGCGGGCGGAGAGCTTCCGGCCGGCACCGCCGCCCGCGCCCCAGGGCGAGGGAACCGTAACCGCGTCCGATGCGTATTTCTCCCAGGGAGGGGGGCGACTGCTGGCCGTGATCTTTGCGGACGACCTGCGCAGCGAGTACGGCCGGGTGTTGCAGCGCGAGATTCGCGCCCGCGTCCCGCAGGCGGAGGTCCTCTTCGTGGACTTGCGGACGGCCGCCGCACTCGCCCCGCGCGCATTGGAAGCAGCGCAACAAGCCACGGCGGTGGTGGCGGCGGTGTTTTCCTCTCCCACGGCGGGACGGCGCGTGCTGGTGAACGGTCAGTCGGTCAACTCGGTTTCGCTGGCGGAAGCACCCAGGAAGCTGCTGGGCGACCTGCTGCAGAACGCCGGGGCGCGCACCGTCGTGGTCGCGTTGGGCAATCCTTATCTGGGCGCGGACTTCCCCGCCGTGGAGAACTATTTGTGCACGTATTCCGGCGTGCCGACGTCGGAAATCAGCGCGGCGAAGGCGCTGTTCGGCGAGATGGCGGTGCGCGGCCGTTTGCCGGTGACCATTCCCGGCGTGGCGGCGCGCGGCGCCGGCATCGACCTTGAGCCCACCGCGCCGCAGGCGGCGACCGCCGCCCCGCCGGCGCCTCATCCCTGA
- a CDS encoding dihydroorotase: MDPSQRLDAEMDVLLRDGRVAEVAPRNKIRGSADETLDARGLMVAPGFIDLHVHLREPGQSYKETIASGTAAAAAGGFTSVCAMPNTAPVNDSPEITAWMRDPARGAVVNVFPIAAATAGSKGERLTDFRALERAGAVGFTDDGRPILDEQIMREALRLATQVGLPVIQHAEDTRLTRGCSMHDGPTAFRLGLRGMPVAAEAEIVERDVRLAHQVGARLHVAHVSTAAGLKAVRRGRRNRARITCEVTPHHFTLIDENVGPYDTRCKMNPPLRSADDREALLVGLADGSVDAIATDHAPHAAHEKDVEFERAAFGVTGLETALGLAVLRLHKERRVPLLRVVELLSTGPARVLGLKGRGSLARGSVADVTVFDPAARWTFRASDSRSRARNTPFDGWQLTGKVVATIVGGQFVYRVD; this comes from the coding sequence ATGGACCCGTCGCAGCGGCTGGACGCCGAAATGGACGTCCTGCTGCGTGACGGGCGGGTGGCCGAGGTGGCGCCGCGCAACAAGATCCGCGGTTCGGCCGACGAGACCCTGGACGCCCGCGGTCTGATGGTGGCGCCCGGGTTCATTGACCTGCACGTCCACCTGCGCGAGCCCGGTCAATCGTACAAGGAGACCATCGCCAGCGGCACGGCGGCGGCGGCGGCGGGCGGATTCACCTCCGTCTGCGCCATGCCCAACACTGCGCCGGTGAACGATTCGCCGGAAATCACCGCCTGGATGCGTGACCCGGCACGCGGCGCCGTGGTCAACGTGTTCCCCATCGCTGCCGCAACCGCCGGCAGCAAGGGCGAGAGGCTCACCGATTTCCGCGCCCTGGAACGCGCCGGCGCCGTGGGCTTTACCGATGACGGCCGACCGATCCTCGACGAGCAGATCATGCGCGAGGCGCTGCGGCTGGCGACGCAGGTCGGCTTGCCCGTTATCCAGCACGCGGAAGACACGCGCCTGACCCGCGGCTGCTCGATGCATGACGGGCCGACGGCGTTCCGCCTCGGGCTGCGCGGCATGCCGGTGGCGGCGGAGGCGGAGATCGTGGAGCGCGACGTCCGGCTGGCGCACCAGGTGGGCGCCCGGCTGCACGTGGCGCATGTCTCCACCGCCGCCGGGCTGAAAGCCGTCCGTCGCGGCCGGCGCAATCGCGCCCGCATCACCTGTGAAGTCACGCCGCACCACTTCACGCTGATCGACGAAAACGTCGGCCCGTACGACACACGCTGCAAAATGAATCCGCCGCTGCGCTCCGCCGATGACCGCGAAGCGCTGCTGGTCGGCCTGGCCGATGGTTCCGTGGACGCTATCGCCACCGACCACGCGCCGCACGCCGCCCACGAGAAAGACGTCGAGTTCGAACGCGCCGCCTTCGGCGTCACGGGACTGGAAACGGCGCTGGGCCTCGCCGTGCTCCGCCTGCACAAGGAGCGGCGCGTGCCGCTTCTGCGCGTGGTCGAGCTGCTCTCCACCGGCCCGGCCCGCGTGCTTGGCCTGAAAGGACGCGGCAGCCTGGCCCGCGGCTCGGTGGCCGACGTCACCGTGTTCGATCCCGCCGCGCGCTGGACCTTCCGCGCCTCTGACTCGCGCTCCCGCGCGCGCAACACCCCCTTCGACGGCTGGCAGCTTACCGGTAAAGTGGTTGCGACCATCGTCGGCGGGCAGTTCGTGTACCGCGTGGACTAA
- a CDS encoding Gfo/Idh/MocA family oxidoreductase translates to MPPTSPENAKTRVAVVGVGAFGRNHARVYRELAEQDGNVELVGVCDHNPSHAAAVASEFSTRRFNLLEELRGEVDAASVAVPTVAHLEVARALMEAGIDVLIEKPLAASLPEADELIRLAQRTGRIGMVGHLERFNPAVRATAALVNSPMFFEVHRLSVFTPRSLDVDVVLDLMIHDLDIVLSFVSSPVKEVRAVGLPILSSKVDIANVRMEFDSGCVANFTASRVSTERVRKLRFFQPHQYISVDYSRQDVLVFTVDPAAAAAAPPEETGLPFTNPGIAVARPEVVREEPLHAELRAFLRAVRERSRPLVPLEDGRRALSLALDILGAIREHGRRIQLEGVPGTGR, encoded by the coding sequence TTGCCACCTACTTCGCCTGAGAACGCTAAAACCCGGGTCGCCGTCGTCGGCGTAGGCGCTTTCGGGCGGAATCATGCCCGCGTGTATCGCGAGCTGGCCGAGCAGGACGGCAACGTCGAACTTGTCGGCGTCTGCGATCACAACCCTTCCCACGCCGCGGCCGTAGCTTCCGAGTTCTCCACTCGCCGCTTCAACTTGCTGGAAGAACTGCGCGGCGAGGTGGATGCCGCCTCGGTCGCCGTGCCCACGGTGGCGCATCTGGAAGTGGCGCGGGCGCTGATGGAAGCCGGCATCGACGTCCTGATTGAGAAGCCGCTGGCGGCTTCCCTACCCGAAGCCGATGAACTGATCCGCCTGGCGCAGCGCACCGGGCGCATCGGCATGGTGGGGCACCTGGAGCGTTTCAACCCGGCGGTGCGGGCCACGGCGGCGCTGGTGAACTCGCCCATGTTCTTCGAGGTGCACCGGCTGAGCGTGTTCACGCCGCGCTCGCTCGACGTGGACGTGGTGCTCGACCTGATGATCCACGACCTCGATATCGTGCTCTCGTTCGTCTCTTCGCCGGTGAAGGAGGTGCGCGCCGTGGGCCTGCCCATCCTCTCCTCCAAGGTGGACATCGCCAACGTGCGCATGGAATTCGATTCCGGGTGCGTGGCCAACTTCACCGCCAGCCGGGTCTCGACCGAGCGGGTGCGCAAGCTGCGCTTCTTCCAGCCGCACCAGTACATCTCCGTGGACTATTCGCGGCAGGACGTGCTGGTGTTCACCGTGGACCCGGCAGCCGCAGCCGCAGCCCCGCCCGAGGAAACCGGGCTTCCGTTTACCAATCCGGGGATTGCCGTGGCACGGCCGGAGGTAGTGCGCGAAGAGCCTCTGCACGCCGAGCTGCGCGCCTTCCTGCGCGCGGTGCGCGAGCGCTCGCGGCCGCTGGTGCCGCTCGAGGACGGCCGTCGCGCCCTGTCCCTGGCACTCGACATCCTGGGCGCCATCCGGGAGCACGGCCGCCGCATCCAACTGGAAGGTGTGCCGGGAACGGGACGCTGA
- a CDS encoding zinc ribbon domain-containing protein, translating to MEHPCPQCGAQVEAGVPFCSQCGAPQIRVTPPPEAELPPPAPTFPETLPAPAPTGSASAGPTAPGSVQWARALPLAGLTGAIAGVLSVIPFVSLGCCLWMLGAGALTVVLYRERTQSDVSTGMGFRLGALTGLLGYLVYVFFFGLMQVLRGRQFRAAFRQQLEKAAEANPDPAVRQMIERMSTPEGIATLVTVMLAVFLVVFVLFAAAGGALGGSFFGRRQSR from the coding sequence GTGGAACATCCCTGTCCGCAATGCGGAGCGCAGGTCGAAGCGGGCGTTCCCTTCTGCTCGCAGTGCGGCGCCCCGCAGATCCGGGTAACGCCGCCTCCGGAGGCGGAACTGCCTCCGCCGGCTCCGACATTCCCTGAAACTCTTCCGGCTCCGGCGCCGACAGGAAGTGCTTCCGCAGGCCCGACGGCTCCGGGGAGCGTCCAGTGGGCGCGGGCGCTGCCGCTGGCGGGATTGACGGGCGCCATCGCCGGCGTGCTCTCGGTGATTCCCTTCGTCAGCCTGGGCTGCTGCCTGTGGATGCTGGGCGCAGGAGCGCTGACGGTAGTGCTGTACCGCGAGCGCACACAGTCCGACGTCTCCACCGGCATGGGCTTCCGGCTGGGCGCTCTCACCGGCTTGCTGGGCTATCTGGTGTACGTGTTCTTCTTCGGCCTGATGCAGGTGCTGCGCGGCCGCCAGTTCCGCGCCGCTTTCCGCCAGCAGTTGGAGAAGGCCGCCGAAGCCAATCCCGATCCCGCTGTCCGGCAGATGATCGAGCGCATGTCCACACCCGAAGGCATTGCCACACTGGTAACGGTGATGCTGGCCGTGTTTCTCGTGGTCTTCGTCTTGTTTGCGGCCGCCGGTGGCGCTTTGGGGGGCTCGTTTTTCGGACGACGCCAGTCTAGATAA
- a CDS encoding GxxExxY protein, which translates to MNTDKHGLLQEELTDKIIGVFYEVFNELGHGFLESVYEQAMFKALTQAGLKVERQVPIPVWFRGEQIGDFRADLLIDGKVLVELKAVHNLDSTHEAQVLNYLRATTIEVGLLRNFGPRPQLRRLLFTNDRKNIRVHPCESVAKGS; encoded by the coding sequence ATGAACACGGACAAACACGGATTACTGCAAGAAGAGTTGACTGACAAGATTATTGGAGTCTTCTACGAGGTCTTCAACGAGTTAGGACACGGATTTCTCGAATCGGTTTACGAGCAGGCGATGTTCAAGGCGCTCACCCAAGCTGGACTGAAGGTTGAGCGACAGGTACCGATCCCGGTGTGGTTTCGCGGAGAGCAGATCGGCGATTTTCGCGCCGACCTGTTGATCGATGGCAAGGTGTTAGTGGAATTGAAAGCTGTCCACAACCTTGACTCTACGCACGAAGCTCAGGTCCTCAACTACCTTCGGGCAACCACGATTGAGGTTGGGCTTCTGCGGAACTTTGGGCCACGTCCGCAGCTACGCCGGCTGCTCTTCACCAATGACAGAAAAAATATCCGTGTTCATCCGTGTGAATCCGTGGCTAAAGGTTCTTGA
- a CDS encoding aspartate carbamoyltransferase catalytic subunit, translating to MNTNSQPGGLRRGLRSLLDIEHLPAEEIQFLLRLARRMVAGRARPLLRNRRIALLFYEASTRTRVSFEFAAKALGATTTVIHAQASSIEKGESLADTGHTLRATGADAIVLRHPAAGAPHLLARHLDIPVINAGDGMHEHPSQALLDAFTILRHRKSLAGLRVAIVGDIYHSRVARSNAHLLSKFSAQVTLCGPPELAPEVAATLAPGVRITRHMEDALRGADVVMMLRVQKERLKGRSIRVADYIAGYQLTPERMKLARRDALVMHPGPMIRGMELTNEVADGPQSVIREQVQNGVAMRMAILARCLGAAR from the coding sequence GTGAACACAAACAGCCAGCCTGGCGGCCTGCGGCGCGGCCTGCGCTCGCTGCTCGACATCGAACACTTACCTGCGGAGGAAATCCAGTTCCTGCTGCGCCTGGCGCGCCGGATGGTCGCGGGGCGCGCGCGTCCGCTGCTGCGCAACCGCCGCATCGCGCTGCTGTTTTACGAAGCCTCAACCCGCACCCGCGTCAGCTTCGAGTTCGCCGCCAAGGCGCTGGGCGCCACCACCACGGTGATTCATGCCCAAGCCTCCAGCATCGAGAAGGGGGAGTCGCTGGCGGATACCGGGCACACGCTGCGCGCCACCGGCGCCGATGCCATCGTCCTGCGGCACCCGGCGGCGGGAGCGCCGCACCTGCTGGCCCGGCATCTGGATATTCCCGTCATCAACGCCGGCGACGGCATGCACGAGCATCCTTCGCAGGCGCTGCTGGACGCGTTCACCATCCTGCGGCATCGCAAATCGCTGGCCGGACTGCGCGTGGCCATCGTGGGCGACATTTACCACAGCCGGGTGGCGCGCTCGAATGCGCACCTGCTGAGCAAGTTTTCGGCGCAGGTGACGCTGTGCGGCCCTCCGGAACTCGCGCCCGAAGTGGCCGCCACGCTTGCGCCGGGCGTGCGCATCACCCGCCACATGGAGGACGCACTGCGCGGCGCAGACGTGGTCATGATGCTGCGCGTGCAGAAGGAGCGTCTCAAAGGCCGCTCCATCCGGGTGGCCGACTACATCGCCGGCTACCAGCTGACGCCGGAGCGCATGAAACTGGCGCGGCGCGACGCCCTGGTCATGCACCCAGGGCCCATGATCCGCGGCATGGAACTTACCAACGAAGTGGCGGACGGACCGCAATCCGTCATCCGCGAGCAGGTGCAGAACGGCGTGGCCATGCGCATGGCCATCCTGGCGCGGTGTCTCGGAGCGGCGAGATGA